A portion of the Patagioenas fasciata isolate bPatFas1 chromosome W, bPatFas1.hap1, whole genome shotgun sequence genome contains these proteins:
- the LOC136115712 gene encoding 3-hydroxy-3-methylglutaryl-coenzyme A reductase-like has product MVTSRSGAKPLRNKRFGRDLGDVLQLEIMCCFGHMSVLANYFVFMTFPACVSLVLEVSQESREGCPIWQLSHFTRVLEEEENKSNPITQRVKMIMLLGLVLVHAHSCWIVEPAAQNSTVENVVGLDENAPKIIEPNVLLWQFYLSQMTGMDIEQVITLGLALLLAVKYIFLEQAEIESTHSLKNPITSPVMVQEKVPENCCRKRSGLLKNNQISNTVEEDLVPKDGNAEVIKPVLAGLSAKAAFVVGSCNPVETSLLLNRKEEEAELPKEARSIVECVRILGNAK; this is encoded by the exons ATGGTGACCAGCCGGAGCGGAGCAAAGCCCCTCCGTAACAAAAGGTTTGGGAGAGATCtaggag aTGTATTACAACTTGAAATTATGTGCTGCTTTGGCCATATGTCTGTTCTTGCCAACTACTTTGTTTTTATGACCTTTCCAGCTTGTGTGTCCTTGGTATTAGAGGTAAG TCAAGAGAGTCGTGAAGGGTGTCCTATATGGCAGCTTAGCCATTTCACTCGTGttctggaagaagaagaaaataaatcaaatccTATAACACAGAGAGTCAAAATGATTatg TTGCTGGGTTTGGTTCTTGTTCATGCCCACAGTTGCTGGATAGTGGAACCAGCTGCTCAAAACAGTACTGTAGAAAATGTAGTGGGATTGGATGAAAATGCACCAAAGATAATTGAACCTAATGTTTTGTTATGGCAGTTCTACCTTTCTCA aATGACCGGTATGGATATTGAACAAGTAATCACTCTTGGATTAGCCCTTCTCCTTGCTGTGAAATATATTTTCTTGGAGCAAGCAGAGATCGAATCCACACACTCACTGAAGAATCCCATAACATCTCCAGTGATGGTCCAGGAAAAGGTCCCTGAGAACTGTTGCAGGAAGCGATCTGGACTTCTGAAAAACAATCAGATATCTAACACTGTAGAAGAAGATTTAGTTCCCAAAGATGGAAATG CTGAAGTCATAAAACCTGTATTAGCAGGGTTGTCAGCCAAGGCTGCATTTGTAGTTGGCAGTTGCAACCCTGTGGAGACTTCTTTACTTCTTAATAGAAAAGAGGAAGAAGCTGAGTTGCCTAAAGAAGCACGTTCTATTGTGGAATGTGTTCGTATACTTGGAAATGCCAAGtaa